The Schistocerca nitens isolate TAMUIC-IGC-003100 chromosome 6, iqSchNite1.1, whole genome shotgun sequence DNA segment AAATTAAAAGACAGCAGTGGTGAGAAGATAAAAGGTTCCTTCTATGAACATGAATTACAGAAGACAAATTATCCAGATGTATATCCTGTTgaaaaaatattgaagaagaaagGTGATAAGGTATATGTTAAGTGGTTAGGCTTCGATAATTCTCACAATAGTTGGGTGAATAAAAGTAATGTTATACTAtaattcttttatctttcttttttattttaagtgtAGACATTGGCtattagtacactaaagacaataaataatgtggaagtagagatttttttattttcttattcattcaataattttaacctatataaatgaaaatattaattgtaacctTGTTGTTAGTGAAGATAGCTACAGGAGAAGATagtaatgaaaaacaaaatattataaagtatttacaggaatttggatATCTCGAAGCAGAGTCAACAAATATTGGTGAAATTTCAGATATCAAAAATGCCTTAATTTTATTCCAAAAGAAGTTTAATTTGAAACCTACTGGTGAAATAGATCAAGAAACTTTAGATCTGATAAACAAACCTCGATGTGGTGTAGAAGATCATGCAGTATCCTTAACCTCACATATtgctaaatggaataagaaaactgtTAAATGGTATTATGCAGGCTCATCGAAAGGAATGAAAGAATTGAGTGAAAATGCTTTTAATACTTGGAAAGAGCATACAGATCTAATTTTTGAAGAAGATAGTTCAAATTATGACATCATCATTTCAAATAAGAGACGTTTGCATAGGAAAGAATCAAGTGGACAACATTATTGTCCTAAACGATTTGATGGTAAATCAGGTGTACTGGCTCATGCAAATTACCCAAATTCTAATAATGATGTTGTAGAAATCCATATGGATCAAGATGAAGATTGGTACTTTAAGATTGATACAAATACTCCAAAAGAGAAGATAAACTTTTATGCAGTTTTAGTTCATGAAATTGGTCATACATTAGGAATTCCTCATTAAGCAGAAAATACCTCAATCATGTATCCATTATACAACAGTTCCAATATTGAATTAAGTAAAGATGATATTCTTGTAGTACAAAGCTTATATGGGCAACCAGTtgtaggagatgatgatgatgaggaagatgAGGAGACTGATGATGAAGAAAAAGATTTAGATCCTCCAGAATTAtgtaaactgaataataaaattaaaaactttcagATTGTCGATCAGGTCCTATATATTTACTatgagaaatgggtttggataatggATTTGGATAATTTAGATGTACGCACTAAACCACAACTTATAAGTGATTGGTTAACATTTCTTCCAAAAGGATTTAACGATATAACTGCTGCATATCAAAGACCATCTGgagatgttattttattcattGACAACAAACTGTATATAGTGGAAATACCCTCTTTTAGGTTAAAATTTGGTTATCCTACATCTTTAACATCTCTTTCATTACGAAAAAATGTAATTCTACATTCAGCTGTGAACACATATTCTGGTGAAAGCtttatattttttgatgatgtttattatgtagaaattgatgaatgtaagggaATAAGTAAAAAATATGGACGTATTACAAAAGAATTTTCAGGAATACCTCCAGGTATAGAATCGAGTTTCAGATATACAAATGGATTATTATACTTTATTTAAGATAAAACATTCTATGAGTATAGTGAATTTACAAATTCTGTTGTTAGAGCAGGTAAATTTGATCTTTCATTACTTGGAATAGATTGTTCAAAATCTACTTCCAAGATGCTGGATATCATAAGCAATTTGAAAGAATCACTTAATCAATTAGAGAATTTCAACTAATGTCATTTATGATGTTGATTTACtataatgaccatatggtaatgtatctattttattatcTAAAACAATTCTCTTATTATCATGTGGGCTTAGAGCCTTTTTATTCACTTCCACAGTATATAATTCATGTTTCTCAgttctaatgagattcattgttctgtattgttccctattattaaagaggcaatctttataatcttctaacGATATTTTATTTTTCACCACACATTTATtcacacctttagattttttattctctttttcgTCTACTTTATAGGCCTACATTTTAGCTCTTAACCCTACAAATTCTGTCATAATTTTTCCACTACATTCATCTTTCATCTTACCCAAAACTTTCTTATTCACTTGTGGTATTCTATACTGGTTATCTTttggatagtcacttgtatcaaatAGTTCAACCATATCTTTCATATCTTTGTAGAAATCTTCTGTTTTTATGTTATATATGAATGAGTCAGTATCCTGATAACAGAGTTCAATATTATCCCCATACTTcggtttcataatattgtaatggaAATCATACAccaattcttttgataaatctaagaTACTCATACCCACATATATTGGCTTATTGAACTGTATTTTTATCTTCTGCATATGTATTGCAACCAAGTTTTCATTGAATATTGTTCTAGACTTGAAATTCGGTTTAgctattaatatatcacatacttcAGCATCAGATACTAACTTTAAATCCACTCTGTTCCTTATATTCTCCATCGTTTTTCCAAACACTGAGTTATTCATCAGTTTAtagaaatctttctcaaaatcatTTGTTGCCTTAGTTCTCATTTCAGTATTCAAATCTATGTATTTCTTTAACCAATCTGACTGTTTAAATTTGAGAATTCTATGTATTTTTGTCATCTTCATCCCCAgttttaaatactgttttaaatttctgtaatgtatcacatattttgttttgttgtgtaaTGTTGTTACTAATTTTGACTCTTTTGTTCCTGGAATAGTTTTATTTTCTGGAGCAAGTGGAAGATCTGTATgttcatcatgtaattcttctgga contains these protein-coding regions:
- the LOC126263546 gene encoding uncharacterized protein LOC126263546, with the translated sequence MSTEKLLPPTTYIGPTVSKYLGALNDRVFGLRFENGKHYISDSQVKFNNDTILIKGKVYKATDDLMNLLTQNTVNGDGYHEEDLDTYEDILLLTNAIFQNNDPDSKKPKSGIATGEDSNEKQNIIKYLQEFGYLEAESTNIGEISDIKNALILFQKKFNLKPTGEIDQETLDLINKPRCGVEDHAVSLTSHIAKWNKKTVKWYYAGSSKGMKELSENAFNTWKEHTDLIFEEDSSNYDIIISNKRRLHRKESSGQHYCPKRFDGKSGVLAHANYPNSNNDVVEIHMDQDEDWYFKIDTNTPKEKINFYAVLVHEIGHTLGIPH
- the LOC126263547 gene encoding stromelysin-1-like, with the translated sequence MYPLYNSSNIELSKDDILVVQSLYGQPVVGDDDDEEDEETDDEEKDLDPPELCKLNNKIKNFQIVDQVLYIYYEKWVWIMDLDNLDVRTKPQLISDWLTFLPKGFNDITAAYQRPSGDVILFIDNKLYIVEIPSFRLKFGYPTSLTSLSLRKNVILHSAVNTYSGESFIFFDDVYYVEIDECKGISKKYGRITKEFSGIPPGIESSFRYTNGLLYFI